A genomic window from Ananas comosus cultivar F153 linkage group 22, ASM154086v1, whole genome shotgun sequence includes:
- the LOC109727359 gene encoding calcium-dependent protein kinase 26-like, whose product MGNTCRGSLASTSNYFSRYSSSSASSSSSLGGDAAAEADAADDRPPRPLSAPMRASSSAAASVAAEAASVLGHKTRNLHELYALGRKLGQGQFGTTYLCTELATGARFACKSIAKRKLISKEDVEDVRREIQIMHHLSGHRNVVAIKGAYEDQVHVHIVMELCEGGELFDRIIERGHFTERKAADLARIVVGVVEACHSLGVMHRDLKPENFLLANKDDDSSLKAIDFGLSVFFKPGQVFTDVVGSPYYVAPEVLCKHYGPEADVWTAGVIIYILLSGVPPFWAETQQGIFDAVLKGVVDFEAEPWPMISESAKDLIRKMLCPRPSERLTAHEVLCHPWICENGVAPDRALDPAVLSRLKNFSAMNKLKKMALRVIADSLSEEEIAGLREMFRAMDTDNSGAITFDELKEGLRRYGSNLKESEIRALMEAADVDNSGTIDYGEFIAATVHLNKLDREEHLVAAFSYFDKDGSGYITVDELQQACKEHNMTDVIIDDIIKEADQDNDGRIDYNEFVAMMLKGNMGLGRRTMTNSLNIDEKTTTHSTDDKFVNCYTYKPVNTLMVS is encoded by the exons ATGGGAAACACGTGCCGCGGATCCCTCGCGAGCACCAGCAACTACTTTAGCCGctactcctcctcctcggcctcctcctcctcctccctcggcggcgacgccgccgcAGAGGCCGACGCCGCCGACGATCGGCCGCCGCGGCCGCTCTCCGCGCCGATGCGCGCCtcgtcctccgccgcggcgtcggtagcggcggaggcggcgtcgGTGCTCGGGCACAAGACCCGGAACCTCCACGAGCTCTACGCCCTAGGGCGCAAGCTCGGGCAGGGCCAGTTCGGGACGACCTACCTCTGCACGGAGCTCGCCACGGGCGCCCGGTTCGCGTGCAAGTCCATCGCGAAGCGCAAGCTCATCTCCAAGGAGGACGTCGAGGACGTGCGCCGCGAGATCCAGATCATGCACCACCTTAGCGGGCACAGGAACGTCGTCGCCATTAAAGGGGCCTACGAGGACCAGGTCCACGTCCACATCGTCATGGAGCTCTGCGAGGGAGGCGAGCTCTTCGACCGGATCATCGAGCGGGGCCACTTCACCGAGCGCAAGGCCGCGGATCTCGCGCGGATCGTCGTCGGGGTCGTCGAGGCGTGCCACTCCCTCGGGGTCATGCACAGGGACCTCAAGCCCGAGAACTTCTTGCTCGCCAACAAGGACGACGATTCCTCGCTCAAGGCCATCGATTTCGGGCTCTCCGTGTTCTTCAAGCCCG GCCAAGTCTTCACAGATGTTGTCGGCAGCCCCTATTATGTTGCTCCCGAGGTACTATGCAAACACTATGGGCCGGAGGCCGATGTATGGACAGCCGGTGTTATAATTTACATTTTGCTAAGCGGAGTGCCACCTTTCTGGGCCG AGACACAACAAGGAATATTTGATGCGGTCTTGAAGGGAGTAGTCGACTTTGAGGCAGAACCATGGCCCATGATATCGGAGAGCGCGAAGGATCTCATCAGAAAAATGCTATGCCCACGTCCTTCCGAGCGTTTGACAGCTCATGAAGTACTAT GTCATCCCTGGATATGTGAAAACGGAGTTGCTCCTGACCGAGCATTGGATCCAGCTGTCCTTTCTCGCCTTAAAAATTTTTCAGCCATGAATAAATTGAAGAAGATGGCTTTGCGA GTGATAGCTGACAGTCTTTCGGAAGAGGAAATTGCTGGATTAAGAGAAATGTTCAGGGCAATGGACACGGACAACAGTGGGGCTATCACTTTCGATGAGCTAAAAGAGGGTCTCCGAAGATACGGTTCTAATTTGAAAGAATCAGAGATTCGTGCTCTCATGGAGGCA GCTGATGTGGACAATAGCGGTACCATCGACTATGGCGAGTTTATTGCTGCAACAGTGCATCTTAATAAGCTCGACAGGGAAGAACATTTGGTAGCGGCATTTTCCTATTTCGACAAAGATGGGAGCGGCTATATAACCGTTGACGAACTTCAGCAAGCTTGTAAGGAGCATAACATGACCGACGTTATCATTGACGATATCATCAAAGAAGCTGATCAGGACAAT GATGGCCGAATCGACTACAACGAGTTCGTCGCAATGATGCTGAAGGGCAATATGGGACTCGGAAGACGTACTATGACAAATAGTTTGAAT ATCGATGAAAAGACGACCACCCATTCTACTGATGATAAGTTTGTGAATTGCTATACTTACAAGCCGGTCAATACTTTAATGGTGTCGTAG
- the LOC109727364 gene encoding uncharacterized protein LOC109727364 codes for MAEEAKPDAQLFDLLSTLLEQVESLSNQEEVELRAKIEALALEVSKVPPKPSKHLGELEIAAELDKLSAKLDDVDKMISSAMAADPQVQSLLSSTADVWMPVITATADERRGFTATNSENGHEEQDDGPGHSSINAEQ; via the exons ATGGCGGAAGAAGCAAAACCCGACGCGCAATTATTCGATCTCTTATCCACGCTCCTGGAACAG GTTGAGTCACTGAGCAACCAAGAAGAGGTTGAACTGCGGGCGAAAATAGAAGCACTAGCGTTGGAAGTCTCAAAGGTTCCACCTAAGCCATCTAAACATCTCGGTGAG TTGGAGATAGCTGCCGAGTTGGACAAGTTATCGGCGAAGCTCGACGATGTCGACAAGATGATATCGTCGGCCATGGCGGCTGATCCGCAGGTCCAGTCTCTTTTGAGCAGCACCGCCGATGTTTGGATGCCTGTCATCACTGCGACTGCCGACGAAAGGCGAGGATTTACGGCGACAAACAGTGAGAATGGCCATGAGGAGCAAGACGATGGGCCAGGCCATTCATCTATCAATGCAGAACAGTAA
- the LOC109727363 gene encoding outer envelope pore protein 21, chloroplastic-like, translating into METSLRLGGDSKTLRIHAKEKLRLGPQTLLQAHGEIDTCAGAPSYLALLIRQFYPQLSANVDVGVQLDKGGDINYSLRGKKALSITSNGLVGINIKGRLVTDKEFMPGKKSSAVELSWSILNFQKDQDVRIKVGYELFDKVPYLQIRENNWTLNTHMNGKWNVRFDL; encoded by the exons ATGGAGACCTCTCTGAGATTGGGTGGGGATTCGAAAACCCTAAGGATCCACGCCAAGGAGAAGCTCCGCTTGGGCCCCCAAACCCTTTTGCAG GCTCACGGGGAAATAGATACGTGCGCTGGGGCTCCAAGTTATCTTGCTCTGCTCATAAGGCAGTTTTATCCTCAG CTATCAGCGAACGTAGATGTAGGCGTTCAGCTTGATAAAGGTGGTGATATCAATTACAGCCTTCGAGGGAAGAAGGCATTGTCAATCACATCAAATGGTCTAGTAGGCATCAACATTAAAGGGAGGTTGGTCACAGACAAAGAATTTATGCCG GGTAAGAAAAGCAGCGCTGTCGAATTGTCTTGGAGCATACTCAATTTTCAGAAGGATCAAGACGTGAGGATCAAAGTTGGTTATGAATTATTTGACAAG GTACCATACCTCCAAATTAGGGAAAATAACTGGACCCTCAATACTCATATGAATGGTAAGTGGAATGTAAGATTTGATTTATGA
- the LOC109727361 gene encoding mitochondrial phosphate carrier protein 1, mitochondrial: MFQVNPVKYNSIFSGLSVLVKEQGPSSLWRGWAGKFFGYGAQGGCKFGLYEYFKKKYSDILEGQNKSVIFFVSSASAQVIADVALSPFEAVKVRVQAQPKFAKGLVDGFPKLYATEGFYGFYRGLLPLWCRNLPFSILMFSTFEHSVDFLYHTVLQKRKQDCSTTQQLGVTCLAGYASGAIGTVVSNPADNIVACLYNKKAKNVMQAIRSIGFPGLFTRSLPLRITLVGPVVTMQWFFYDTIKVLTGLPTSGGIPRDVDGTTSFDLDKINSLS; the protein is encoded by the exons ATGTTCCAGGTTAACCCTGTGAAATACAATAGCATTTTTTCGGGCTTAAGTGTCCTTGTAAAGGAGCAAGGGCCATCATCCCTTTGGAGGGGCTGGGCCGGAAAATTCTTCGGATATGGTGCTCAAGGTGGCTGCAAGTTTGGGCTTTACGAGTATTTCAAGAAGAAGTACTCGGATATATTAGAAGGACAAAATAAAAGTGTCATCTTCTTCGTTAGCAGTGCGTCTGCTCAGGTAATAGCAGATGTTGCCCTTTCGCCCTTTGAAGCTGTTAAAGTTCGTGTCCAGGCGCAACCCAAGTTCGCAAAGGGGTTGGTCGATGGCTTCCCAAAGTTGTATGCCACTGAAGGATTTTATGG GTTTTACAGGGGACTTTTGCCACTTTGGTGTCGGAATCTTCCAT TTTCCATACTGATGTTTTCAACATTCGAGCACTCCGTCGACTTTTTATACCATACTGTTCTCCAAAAAAGGAAACAAGACTGCTCGACAACTCAACAGCTTGGAGTGACTTGCTTAGCTGGTTATGCATCTGGGGCTATCGGCACTGTCGTCTCGAATCCGGCAGATAACATCGTCGCTTGTCTTTACAATAAGAAGGCTAAAAATGTAATGCAG GCTATTAGGAGTATTGGTTTCCCTGGTTTGTTCACAAGAAGCCTACCTCTTCGCATCACACTTGTTGGACCAGTTGTAACCATGCAATGGTTCTTCTACGACACCATTAAAGTATTGACCGGCTT GCCGACAAGCGGAGGCATTCCGCGTGATGTTGATGGAACCACCAGCTTTGATTTGGATAAAATCAACAGCTTGAGCTGA
- the LOC109727362 gene encoding uncharacterized protein LOC109727362 isoform X2 translates to MATIANTVVPIADLRLSASSCYSRRQSAHYFVNRSPVIVAFSSTLQRKVKFASPKRVVVQAAYSDVGKPSNASIFVGGFVLGGVVAGLLGCAYAPQISSALAGADRKDLMRKLPQFIYDEEKALETRKVLHAKIAQLISTIDGVSSKLRTNDGPNGMALQPDEIESAM, encoded by the exons ATGGCCACGATCGCCAACACGGTGGTTCCGATCGCGGATCTTCGACTCTCCGCATCCTCGT GTTATTCCAGAAGACAATCGGCACATTATTTTGTGAATCGCAGCCCCGTCATCGTAGCATTTAGTTCCACTCTTCAAAGGAAAGTAAAATTTGCAAGTCCAAAACGAGTTGTTGTTCAAGCTGCCTACAG TGATGTTGGAAAACCAAGTAATGCAAGCATCTTTGTCGGTGGCTTTGTATTGGGAGGCGTTGTAGCAGGGCTACTAGGCTGTGCCTATGCACCTCAG ATCAGCAGCGCCCTTGCTGGCGCCGATAGAAAGGATTTGATGAGGAAGCTCCCACAATTTATATACGACGAGGAGAAGGCTTTGGAG ACACGGAAGGTACTGCATGCTAAGATCGCACAACTGATCTCTACCATTGACGGTGTTTCTTCGAAGCTCCGAACAAATGATGGACCGAATGGAATGGCTTTGCAGCCTGATGAGATCGAATCTGCCATGTAA
- the LOC109727362 gene encoding uncharacterized protein LOC109727362 isoform X1, with amino-acid sequence MATIANTVVPIADLRLSASSCYSRRQSAHYFVNRSPVIVAFSSTLQRKVKFASPKRVVVQAAYSSDVGKPSNASIFVGGFVLGGVVAGLLGCAYAPQISSALAGADRKDLMRKLPQFIYDEEKALETRKVLHAKIAQLISTIDGVSSKLRTNDGPNGMALQPDEIESAM; translated from the exons ATGGCCACGATCGCCAACACGGTGGTTCCGATCGCGGATCTTCGACTCTCCGCATCCTCGT GTTATTCCAGAAGACAATCGGCACATTATTTTGTGAATCGCAGCCCCGTCATCGTAGCATTTAGTTCCACTCTTCAAAGGAAAGTAAAATTTGCAAGTCCAAAACGAGTTGTTGTTCAAGCTGCCTACAG TAGTGATGTTGGAAAACCAAGTAATGCAAGCATCTTTGTCGGTGGCTTTGTATTGGGAGGCGTTGTAGCAGGGCTACTAGGCTGTGCCTATGCACCTCAG ATCAGCAGCGCCCTTGCTGGCGCCGATAGAAAGGATTTGATGAGGAAGCTCCCACAATTTATATACGACGAGGAGAAGGCTTTGGAG ACACGGAAGGTACTGCATGCTAAGATCGCACAACTGATCTCTACCATTGACGGTGTTTCTTCGAAGCTCCGAACAAATGATGGACCGAATGGAATGGCTTTGCAGCCTGATGAGATCGAATCTGCCATGTAA
- the LOC109727360 gene encoding MLO-like protein 10, translated as MFEALEKVKAELMVLGFISLLLTFGQNYISKICITEEAADTMLPCRLKLETLEAEQGKHHHRRVLVEASGSKCPKGEVSLVSINGLHQLHIFIFFLAVFHVVYSAITMALGRAKIRGWKEWESETGSLDYEFSNDPSRFRFTHETSFVRQHTSSLNKIPVSLYVISFFRQFFRSVRKADYLAMRHGFITVHLAPGSKFDFQKYIKRSLEDDFKVVVGISPILWASAVIFLLLNVKGWQTLFWISVMPVVIILAVGTKLQAIITQMALEIKERHAVIQGIPLVQLSDHHFWFGRPHFIMFLIHFTLFQNAFQIIYFLWIWYEFGLKSCFHENFNLIIVRVCLGVGVQFLCSYITLPLYALVSQMGSHMKRSIFDEQTSKAIKKWHQAVKKKNPKGDSVHSPSNQSPSTSPKANRSSSPVHQLHRFKSTSHSSGIAMTPSRRRHQSDQDNLDAENEAPPSVPVVNATTDLLTGPIDEHQHHAGEHKKEDEFAFVKLDL; from the exons ATGTTTGAAGCCCTAGAGAAGGTCAAAGCTG AATTGATGGTTCTTGGGTTCATTTCGTTACTGCTGACGTTTGGACAGAATTACATTTCCAAAATCTGCATAACAGAGGAAGCCGCTGATACTATGTTGCCTTGTCGCCTTAAGCTCGAGACGCTTGAAGCAGAACAAGGCAAACATCACCACCGAAGGGTATTAGTCGAGGCTTCTGGCTCAAAATGCCCTAAA GGGGAGGTATCACTTGTTTCGATCAATGGACTTCATCAGTTGCAcatattcatatttttcttgGCAGTTTTTCATGTGGTATACAGTGCTATTACGATGGCATTGGGAAGAGCAAAG ATTCGTGGATGGAAGGAGTGGGAAAGCGAGACAGGATCCCTAGACTATGAGTTTTCAAACG ATCCTTCAAGATTCAGATTTACTCACGAGACATCTTTTGTTAGACAACACACAAGTTCCTTGAACAAGATCCCAGTGTCACTTTATGTT ATTAGCTTTTTTAGACAATTTTTCAGATCAGTTCGCAAGGCTGATTACTTGGCCATGCGCCATGGTTTCATTACG GTTCATTTAGCTCCAGGCAGTAAGTTcgactttcaaaaatatataaaaaggtcACTTGAAGATGACTTCAAAGTTGTCGTGGGAATCAG TCCTATTTTATGGGCTTCTGCTGTCATCTTTTTGCTTCTGAATGTCAAGG GATGGCAGACACTGTTCTGGATATCTGTTATGCCCGTGGTT ATAATCTTGGCTGTTGGAACAAAGCTTCAGGCCATCATCACACAAATGGCCCTTGAGATCAAAGAGAGACATGCAGTTATTCAGGGGATTCCTCTCGTCCAACTCAGTGACCATCATTTTTGGTTTGGGCGTCCACATTTTATTATGTTTCTCATTCATTTCACCCTATTCCAG AATGCTTtccaaataatttatttcttgTGGATATGG TATGAGTTTGGGCTGAAGTCTTGCTTTCACGAGAACTTTAATCTGATCATTGTGAGAGTTTGTCTCGG AGTGGGAGTTCAATTTCTCTGCAGCTACATTACTCTCCCTCTTTATGCACTAGTATCTCAG ATGGGTTCTCACATGAAGAGGTCCATCTTCGACGAGCAAACGTCCAAGGCCATCAAGAAGTGGCACCAGGccgtgaagaagaagaatccaAAGGGGGACTCTGTTCATTCCCCATCTAACCAATCACCATCCACGAGCCCAAAGGCGAACCGGAGTTCATCTCCGGTTCACCAACTCCACCGGTTCAAATCTACGTCACACTCCTCAGGCATCGCGATGACCCCCTCAAGGCGGCGGCATCAATCTGACCAAGACAACTTGGATGCAGAAAACGAGGCCCCGCCATCGGTGCCTGTTGTGAATGCCACCACCGACCTGCTTACCGGCCCGATTGATGAACACCAGCATCATGCAGGGGAGCACAAGAAGGAAGATGAGTTCGCATTCGTGAAGCTTGATCTGTGA